In Cheilinus undulatus linkage group 3, ASM1832078v1, whole genome shotgun sequence, the genomic window CATCAATACATGGGAGCCAAAGCATctgtaaaaagaaagaaaaaaggaattaCAGAAAAGAGAGCACCTTTCAAGAAAGACTGATGTGATGTGACTGTTCTCACCATTTGAGTGCAGGCGCTGGCAAAGGTCATGTATCTGGGGTTAAACTGTAGAGTGTTGATTGGTCCTGGATGTTTCCCATCCAGCACAGCCACCTTCATCCCGCTGTCGGTGCTCCAAACATGGACCCTCCCGTCTTCTGAACCTGCAAAACAACACATATTTGAATGGATATGCAATGAGAAAAGACCAAACATTATAAACTAAGGTGTTTACTCTTACCTATCATGACAAACTGTGAATCCGGAGTGAAGCAGGCTTCAAGTGAGATGCCTTTGCTGTTGTTGTAGCCcttaaaacaaaatagaaaacaccCTCAGGTAATCATACTGGTAGGGTTTTTCAGTAAGTTTGTGTCTTAATTACAGTTTGTCTTACAGAAAACGTGTGCAGCACAGATCCATTGAAGGCATTCAGGACACGAATCATTCCACCGTTAGTGGAGATGAGGATCTGTTTCCCATCGTTACTGAAACTGAGTCCAGTCCAGTCACAGACACGGTTAAACCTCGTCTCAAAGGAGGCAAAAGGACCCTgtcataaaaaaatatcaagaaatatcattttaaacacagcaaAGCCAAAAAAAGATTCAGACAGTGTTTGAGGATTATCTCAAACATGAATTTAGACATGCAGACCCAAACCTCTGACACATTCACATTCAGTCTCCTCTTACCTTGTCAAAAGCACGGAGATCGTACAGCTTAATGGCCTGAGATTCTACCCCAGCAGCAAAAACCAGACCATCAGGGTCAAAGGAACACACTGGTTTCCCTAGTGGATTAGTCAGaccctgaaacacaaacacacacaaatagtaaaaagaaaagccttagacaaaaatatgcaaaatgtaTCCATCCTTTTTCATTAATTAGGAAGGATGTAAAACACCTCATAATACAATCAAAACATGAGttatttaaatcaattaaataatTGTTGCAATATTCTTTTTAAACACCAGAGGGTGCTATCTGCTAATGGTGGCCTATGTATGATGTCAACTAAAGATTACTTTTACATCTCAAACAGAATAACTCTGACACTTATACTATAACTTGGAgaattagatttattttattgtcataaaatttaaataaaacaatattagCCATAATTTCCTTTAGTctcttttttcaataaaaaagagaaaatcctAGAAAGTGTAATAAAATCATATCATGAACCTTTTATTATGACATGTAATGTTcagttgaatacttttttttacatctaaTTAATTAGAGGAGTTCCTGAAATACTTTGTactaatttcatttttaaaaggacCAATCATAAGATCAAACATAAATGCTGCCATGAGATGTTTGGATCAGAGTGTAGTATGTAGTCTACTGGCtggtcacattttaaaaaagcaatgaaTAAACTAGAAatttataaacacacacacaacaaaatACACACAGAGAACTATATGAACAGgacacacattcacaccagaAACAAAACTTTAGCTATACTCAGAGTAATTATGTAAATTCAGAGGTTACTGATGTCTCTCCATCCACTGAGCCTTTGTTTACAAACTACTGTCAGACAGTATCGTGCTGCAGATGATGTCTGGTCGAGTTTTACACCACAGAGAGAAGATCTCAGTACAGCAATGGTTCCTTAATGCAGGTGTGATGACACCCAGTGGTCACAGGGCAGATAGTCTCTGTGGGAGGGTTGGCATCTGGTATATGCACAGTTATTATTTTGATATCTATACTTATAATTGAAGAAGCAGCAATAATGACATATTTGAGTAAGTGCCTGGAAAGAACAGGGAAAGTGTCATATTCAGCTTTTTAACAGATCACTCACCTGACAGTTAGGAGAGCGCAGATCCCAGATTCTGATTGTCTTATCTAAAGAGCCAGAAATAAATGTATCATCCACTGGTGACATGGAGAGAGCAATAACTCTGAAATAACAACAGAGAGGAAAGATCAACTTGTAATGCAAGTATACAGCAAGTATCAAGATTCCTAAACCTTCCTGGATTAGACAAGGATGGAAAAAGGATGGATACAGATACCaacagatttagaaaaataactaTGTCAACCCTTATAACtatttttaagatttgtaaCAGCTCATTACTTTGATTTGATCAAAGCGATACCAGGCTTGAGAAGCTTAATAATCCTATCCAATTTATTTAcattgcactttttaaaaatattttcattgtttgactaagaaaaattaaagctgCTGGCTAAGCAGTTTACTGTCTAATATCCgatgtaaaaaatgttaatatttgatttgtCTCTGCCTGAAATATACTGTGATGTACTAAGTGCTCTTCTCATTGTTTAATTGCtcctatttgttttgttttttttatttcagtgtcttGTAAGTCTGTGAGGGCTGGTCACCTCTTTTGGTGCAAGAACTAAttataaataaactaaaaaactacCAAAGTGCAGCACAGTAGGAATGCACAATAATATtggcatgatttttttcttcactctACATTTTATAGTTCTTTTAAGAATCAGTCATTACTACCTCTATTAGAGTATGAAGTATTGTACTGCACATAATTTTACATAGCATCGATACCTaagtaaaacaaatacaaactaAAAATAGGGATAAGTGCAATCTAAGCTCTCCGTCAACTGCAGAGACTTGGCAGTTGTTTGGGATCCCTTACCATATGAGGGTCACCAGAACACAGTGAGACAATGAGTCCACATTACATCAAAATTTGTGGTTatagagaatttttttttggaggTGTGCCTTTCATTAAAAACCCTGAAGGGTATTCATTCTCTTGTTGTGTGTGCATTGTACGCAAGGGGAAGATCACATTTTACTTTTCAACAGTAACAACTCAGTACATGGTGTAGACTTTCCTTGAACAGATTCAAAGACCTGTATTTCTACTTATGTTTATCAATCAGCTACACTTGATTGCAATATTCTTCCAACTCACCTTGCAGTGTGG contains:
- the LOC121506242 gene encoding WD repeat-containing protein 82-like, which produces MRITDSVLRSFRVARTYGENTKKVNCVDFSPNGESAISSSDDDSIVLYDIREGKPKRTLYSKKYGVDLIRYTRGDTETVVYSSNKLDDTIRYLSLTDNKFIRYFPGHTARVIALSMSPVDDTFISGSLDKTIRIWDLRSPNCQGLTNPLGKPVCSFDPDGLVFAAGVESQAIKLYDLRAFDKGPFASFETRFNRVCDWTGLSFSNDGKQILISTNGGMIRVLNAFNGSVLHTFSGYNNSKGISLEACFTPDSQFVMIGSEDGRVHVWSTDSGMKVAVLDGKHPGPINTLQFNPRYMTFASACTQMMLWLPCIDDL